Proteins encoded together in one Deinococcus hopiensis KR-140 window:
- a CDS encoding DUF1572 family protein gives MILGDLYLTDTRERMCGVKRLGEGALTQLHSEDWHRVLSPGGNSAAVLVQHLAGNMESRWGALRGGYREGVDGEAPGRNRDAEFEEGGLSGGALLARWQEGWSTFLAALDALNPEDLTRTLTIRHETHTVLAAIQRQVAHYSGHVYQLVLLAKTLRGENWQTLSVPRGGSAAFNAEMQVRHAEQPPSSQS, from the coding sequence ATGATCCTGGGAGACCTCTACCTCACCGACACCCGCGAGCGGATGTGTGGGGTCAAGCGCCTGGGCGAGGGCGCGCTCACGCAGTTGCACAGCGAGGACTGGCACCGCGTCCTCTCGCCCGGCGGGAACTCGGCGGCTGTCCTCGTACAGCACCTGGCCGGAAACATGGAGTCGCGATGGGGAGCGCTGCGGGGCGGCTACCGCGAAGGCGTGGACGGCGAGGCCCCGGGCCGCAACCGCGACGCCGAGTTCGAGGAAGGCGGGCTTTCTGGAGGGGCCCTGCTCGCCCGCTGGCAGGAGGGCTGGAGCACATTCCTGGCCGCGCTCGACGCCCTGAACCCCGAGGACCTGACGCGCACCCTGACCATCCGGCACGAGACGCACACGGTCCTCGCGGCCATTCAGCGCCAGGTGGCCCACTACAGTGGTCACGTCTACCAACTCGTGCTGCTCGCCAAGACCCTGCGCGGCGAGAACTGGCAGACCCTCAGCGTCCCGCGCGGCGGCTCGGCGGCCTTTAACGCGGAGATGCAGGTGCGGCACGCAGAGCAGCCCCCCTCATCCCAATCTTGA
- the infB gene encoding translation initiation factor IF-2 produces the protein MSKVRIYSLAKDLGVDNNKMLEILDGLGVSYKSVSSTIEEDTVDLIREILAAEAAEAAPASAQAPAAPMAPAQAETQAAPTPVSTATATAEREPAAAPEVPHRAPVVTIMGHVDHGKTSLLDYIRKTKVAAKEAGGITQHVGAFEAQTSKGRIVFIDTPGHEAFTTIRARGANVADIAIIVIAADDSLMPQTREAIAHAQAAKVPMIVAINKVDLPQADADRVKTDLTQLNLVPEEYGGDLVVVPVSAKTGEGVEDLLEYISLTAELEDLRADPKGPFSGVIIESRVDRQAGVLATVMVQEGTLHVGDFLVVGENYGKIKAMTDSGGGRIKEAGPSTPVQILGFSEAPSSGEQVASAKNEHAAREVIAQRASNRRDVENARIQRKKTLEEMMGPLGETRTVNLILRADTQGSLEAIQGILARKETDEVKINVLLAGIGSPTEGDVLLASTAEATILCFSVTAAGGVKKMAETKGIDLKSFRIIYEMIDEVDRLLRGTIEPVFEERFLGRAEVRMVIRHPKSGNIAGSYVTNGMFKRNAKAKVTRGKEVVYQGTIVGLKRFKDDVREVQTGFECGINLDWNDVLEGDIIEASEMVEVEQA, from the coding sequence ATGTCGAAAGTTCGGATTTACTCGCTCGCCAAAGACCTTGGCGTGGACAACAACAAGATGCTGGAAATCCTCGACGGCCTCGGCGTCTCGTACAAGAGCGTGAGCAGCACCATTGAGGAAGACACCGTGGACTTGATCCGCGAGATCCTGGCGGCGGAGGCGGCGGAAGCGGCCCCCGCATCGGCGCAAGCTCCCGCCGCGCCGATGGCCCCGGCACAGGCGGAGACGCAAGCTGCGCCCACCCCGGTCTCCACGGCGACGGCCACCGCAGAGCGCGAACCTGCCGCCGCCCCGGAAGTGCCCCACCGCGCGCCCGTCGTCACGATCATGGGCCACGTGGACCACGGCAAGACCAGCCTGCTGGACTACATCCGCAAGACCAAGGTGGCGGCCAAGGAAGCGGGCGGCATCACCCAGCACGTCGGTGCCTTCGAGGCGCAGACCAGCAAGGGCCGCATCGTGTTTATCGACACGCCCGGGCACGAGGCGTTTACCACCATTCGCGCCCGTGGGGCGAACGTGGCCGACATCGCCATCATCGTGATCGCCGCCGACGACTCGCTGATGCCCCAGACCCGCGAGGCCATCGCCCACGCGCAGGCCGCCAAGGTGCCCATGATCGTGGCGATCAACAAGGTGGACCTGCCGCAGGCGGACGCCGACCGCGTGAAGACAGACCTGACACAGCTCAACCTCGTGCCCGAGGAGTACGGTGGCGACCTCGTGGTCGTGCCCGTCAGTGCCAAGACTGGCGAGGGCGTCGAGGACCTGCTGGAGTACATCTCGCTGACCGCCGAGCTCGAAGACCTGCGGGCGGATCCCAAGGGTCCCTTCAGCGGCGTGATCATCGAGAGCCGCGTGGACCGTCAGGCGGGCGTACTCGCCACCGTGATGGTGCAGGAAGGCACGCTGCACGTGGGCGACTTCCTGGTCGTGGGCGAGAACTACGGCAAGATCAAGGCGATGACCGACAGCGGCGGCGGGCGCATCAAGGAGGCCGGGCCCAGCACTCCCGTTCAGATCCTGGGCTTCAGCGAGGCGCCTTCCAGCGGCGAGCAGGTCGCCAGCGCGAAGAACGAGCACGCGGCGCGCGAAGTCATCGCGCAGCGCGCGAGTAACCGCCGCGATGTGGAAAACGCCCGCATCCAGCGCAAAAAGACCCTGGAAGAGATGATGGGGCCGCTGGGCGAGACCCGCACGGTCAACCTGATTCTGCGTGCCGACACGCAGGGAAGCCTGGAGGCCATTCAGGGCATCCTGGCCCGCAAGGAAACCGACGAGGTCAAGATCAACGTGCTGCTGGCCGGGATCGGTTCGCCCACGGAGGGCGACGTGCTCCTGGCGAGCACCGCGGAGGCCACCATCTTGTGCTTCAGTGTGACGGCGGCAGGCGGCGTCAAGAAGATGGCCGAGACCAAGGGCATCGATCTCAAGAGCTTCCGCATCATCTACGAGATGATCGACGAGGTGGACCGCCTGCTGCGCGGCACCATCGAGCCGGTGTTCGAGGAGCGCTTCCTGGGCCGCGCCGAGGTCCGCATGGTGATCCGCCACCCCAAGAGCGGCAATATCGCTGGGTCTTACGTCACCAACGGCATGTTCAAGCGCAACGCAAAGGCGAAGGTCACGCGCGGCAAGGAAGTCGTGTACCAGGGCACCATCGTGGGGCTCAAGCGCTTCAAGGACGACGTCCGCGAGGTGCAAACCGGCTTCGAGTGCGGTATCAACCTCGACTGGAACGACGTTCTGGAGGGCGACATCATCGAGGCCAGCGAGATGGTGGAGGTTGAGCAGGCGTAG
- the nusA gene encoding transcription termination factor NusA — protein sequence MTQPEINFADALREVAQARNINEMQLIEAFEQSLAQAYTRNVEPDKRIEVHLDPQSGELEVLVVREVVEKAESEDLQISLADALELDPDVEIGMEMEFPVDREKFSRIALQAAKQMLTQKMRETERNVVFNEYKDREGQVLTAQVVRNDNKGNWFVELGAGEAILPPREQIPGEKLVPGNRVKIYLKEVRKTPKGPTILASRADEKLLDYLLKQEIPEVANGIVEVKAIAREAGQRSKVAVFSHNSNVDPIGACIGHRGNRIQAVTGELGRERVDVILWDGNARDFIRNALSPAKVGLIEAHADSKDATVTVTPDQLSLAIGKGGQNVRLAAKLTGYKIDLRETAAVSDLDAAMQQALQDEQSGEAPRSNAQSAFDALFKDSKSVATASPDDAQE from the coding sequence ATGACCCAACCCGAAATCAATTTCGCGGACGCCCTGCGGGAAGTGGCGCAGGCCCGCAACATCAACGAGATGCAGCTGATTGAGGCCTTTGAGCAGTCGCTCGCGCAGGCCTACACCCGTAACGTGGAGCCCGACAAGCGCATTGAGGTTCACCTCGACCCCCAGTCCGGTGAACTCGAAGTGCTTGTCGTGCGCGAGGTGGTGGAAAAGGCCGAGAGCGAGGACCTGCAGATTTCCCTCGCTGACGCGCTGGAACTCGATCCTGACGTGGAAATCGGCATGGAAATGGAGTTCCCGGTGGACCGCGAGAAGTTCTCGCGCATCGCCCTCCAGGCCGCCAAGCAGATGTTGACCCAGAAGATGCGCGAGACCGAGCGCAACGTGGTCTTCAACGAGTACAAGGACCGCGAGGGCCAGGTTCTCACCGCGCAGGTGGTCCGCAACGACAACAAGGGCAACTGGTTTGTCGAACTTGGCGCGGGCGAGGCGATCCTGCCTCCCCGGGAGCAGATCCCTGGCGAGAAACTCGTTCCCGGCAACCGCGTCAAGATCTACCTCAAGGAAGTCCGCAAGACGCCCAAGGGGCCGACGATCCTGGCGAGCCGCGCCGACGAGAAGCTGCTCGATTACCTCCTCAAGCAGGAAATCCCCGAAGTCGCCAACGGTATCGTGGAGGTCAAGGCCATCGCCCGTGAGGCGGGACAGCGCTCGAAGGTGGCGGTCTTCTCGCACAACTCGAACGTGGACCCCATCGGCGCGTGCATCGGACACCGCGGCAACCGCATCCAGGCGGTGACGGGCGAACTCGGGCGAGAGCGTGTGGACGTGATCCTCTGGGACGGCAACGCCCGAGACTTTATCCGCAACGCGCTCTCGCCCGCCAAGGTGGGCCTGATCGAGGCGCACGCCGACTCCAAGGACGCCACCGTGACGGTCACGCCCGATCAACTCTCGCTCGCCATCGGCAAGGGCGGGCAGAACGTGCGCCTCGCGGCCAAGCTGACCGGGTACAAGATCGACCTGCGCGAGACGGCGGCCGTCAGCGACCTCGACGCCGCGATGCAGCAGGCCCTGCAAGACGAGCAGAGCGGTGAGGCCCCGCGCAGCAACGCGCAGTCGGCCTTCGACGCGCTGTTCAAGGACAGCAAGTCGGTGGCCACCGCCAGTCCCGACGACGCGCAGGAGTGA
- the secD gene encoding protein translocase subunit SecD, translating into MTHNNPNRNNRNRRPPPRRAAPASQPQAWTGLLLLLALLASLLYVWRPWEHRDNPWTLWSDKYQFMTLGLDLKGGLRVELAPESGKATGDELERVKTVIENRINALGVAEPTVTVVGGRRVVVEIPGATPAVQKRALDIIGQTARLEFRIVNQSAKPDPQLAQQNKRSGGYKLSDLGPVEATGEVIQNAQAALDPNGRGWVVTFQNTDKGSKTFGDFTGKSVGRLMAVVLDDQIQSVATIQQRLFRDVQITGSFDSEEASQLALVLKSGALPIKIKTEAQQSIGPTLGADAIRSGAVAALVGIGLVFGMLFLYYGFWFGLVAALGLLFSIIIIMGMLGGFGATLTLPGIAGLVLTIGAAIDGNVISFERIKEEMKRGKGMRGAIGAGYEHSTAAILDVNASHLLSALALYNYSTGPVKGFAVTLIIGVLASTFSNLVFAKWGLQWLAKLRPNASAPTRIGKTNLNFMKAAPIVTTTSVLLALIGAGIVGTHGLNYGVDFKSGTTLTVRTATDTTPEQMRAAVTGAGVTHVTAQSATIQRNVTPGQSGSQYTVKVPELSRTDTEQLSAAIAKVPGAEVQSSETVGPAVGRELTDKTIKAVVLGLALILIYVGFRFDFIMGLGSILAAIHDVAIAMGLFSLLGLEFTVATVAALLTLIGYSLNDSIIVSDRIRENLREMRGRPYREIVNTSINQTLSRTVMTSVSTMLPLLSLLIFGGPVLRDFSLILLIGILVGTYSSIYIVAPMVVYLEEWQAKRRGTAGAVKA; encoded by the coding sequence GTGACGCACAACAACCCCAACCGCAACAACCGAAACCGCCGTCCGCCTCCCCGGCGCGCGGCCCCGGCGAGCCAGCCCCAGGCCTGGACGGGCCTGCTGCTGCTGCTCGCGCTGCTTGCCAGCCTGCTGTATGTGTGGCGCCCCTGGGAACACCGGGACAACCCGTGGACGCTGTGGAGCGACAAGTACCAGTTCATGACGCTGGGCCTGGACCTCAAGGGCGGTCTGCGCGTGGAACTTGCGCCCGAGAGCGGCAAGGCCACCGGCGACGAACTCGAGCGCGTCAAGACCGTGATTGAGAACCGGATCAACGCCCTCGGCGTGGCTGAGCCCACCGTCACCGTGGTGGGTGGCCGCCGCGTGGTGGTGGAGATTCCCGGCGCGACGCCCGCGGTGCAAAAGCGGGCGCTCGACATTATCGGGCAGACAGCACGCCTGGAATTCCGCATCGTGAATCAGAGCGCGAAGCCCGATCCGCAGCTGGCGCAGCAGAACAAGCGCTCGGGTGGCTACAAGCTCTCGGACCTCGGCCCGGTGGAAGCCACCGGCGAGGTTATTCAGAACGCGCAGGCCGCGCTCGACCCCAATGGACGCGGTTGGGTGGTGACCTTCCAGAACACGGACAAGGGCTCCAAGACCTTCGGCGACTTTACCGGCAAGAGCGTGGGCCGCCTGATGGCCGTGGTGCTCGACGATCAGATCCAGTCGGTGGCGACGATCCAGCAACGCCTCTTCCGTGACGTACAGATCACCGGTTCCTTTGACTCGGAGGAAGCCAGCCAGCTGGCCCTGGTGCTGAAGTCCGGCGCGCTGCCCATCAAGATCAAGACCGAGGCGCAGCAGTCCATCGGGCCGACGCTGGGTGCCGACGCCATTCGCAGCGGCGCGGTTGCCGCCCTGGTGGGCATCGGGCTGGTCTTCGGCATGCTGTTCCTGTACTACGGCTTCTGGTTTGGCCTGGTGGCCGCGCTGGGGCTGCTGTTTTCCATCATTATCATCATGGGCATGCTGGGCGGCTTCGGAGCCACCCTGACGCTCCCAGGCATCGCGGGCCTGGTCTTGACCATCGGCGCGGCCATCGACGGCAACGTGATTTCCTTCGAGCGCATCAAGGAGGAGATGAAGCGCGGCAAGGGCATGCGGGGTGCAATTGGCGCAGGCTACGAGCACTCCACCGCCGCCATTCTGGACGTGAACGCCTCGCACTTGCTCTCGGCGCTGGCGCTGTACAACTACTCCACCGGCCCTGTGAAGGGCTTTGCCGTCACGCTGATTATCGGTGTGTTGGCCTCCACCTTCTCAAACCTCGTGTTTGCCAAGTGGGGCCTGCAGTGGCTCGCCAAACTGCGCCCGAATGCCAGCGCGCCCACCCGCATCGGCAAGACGAACCTCAACTTCATGAAGGCCGCGCCCATCGTCACCACCACCAGCGTGCTGCTCGCGCTGATTGGAGCGGGGATCGTGGGCACGCACGGCCTGAACTACGGGGTGGACTTCAAGTCGGGCACCACCCTCACGGTCCGCACCGCCACCGACACCACGCCCGAGCAGATGCGCGCCGCCGTGACGGGCGCGGGCGTGACCCACGTCACGGCGCAGAGCGCCACCATCCAGCGCAACGTGACGCCAGGTCAGAGCGGCAGCCAGTACACCGTGAAGGTGCCGGAACTGAGCCGCACCGACACCGAGCAGCTCAGCGCGGCCATTGCCAAAGTCCCCGGGGCTGAGGTGCAGTCCTCGGAAACCGTCGGTCCCGCCGTCGGGCGTGAGCTGACCGACAAGACCATCAAGGCCGTGGTGCTGGGTCTGGCGCTGATCCTGATCTACGTGGGATTCCGTTTCGACTTCATCATGGGCCTGGGGTCCATCCTGGCCGCCATTCACGACGTGGCCATCGCCATGGGCCTCTTTAGCCTGCTGGGCCTGGAGTTCACGGTGGCGACGGTGGCGGCGCTGCTCACATTGATTGGCTACTCGCTCAACGACTCCATCATCGTCTCAGACCGCATCCGCGAGAACCTGCGGGAAATGCGTGGGCGGCCCTACCGCGAAATCGTGAACACGTCCATCAACCAGACGCTCTCGCGCACAGTGATGACTTCCGTGAGCACCATGCTGCCGCTGCTGAGCCTGCTGATTTTCGGCGGCCCGGTGCTGCGCGACTTCTCGCTGATTCTGCTGATCGGCATCCTGGTAGGCACCTACTCCTCGATCTACATCGTCGCGCCAATGGTGGTGTACCTGGAGGAATGGCAGGCCAAGCGGCGGGGGACGGCGGGGGCGGTCAAGGCGTAG
- a CDS encoding PIN/TRAM domain-containing protein — MLSFRLLIMLLGLGLGWGVGQQLGRGSVNPEMGWVNTLSLMLAGALAASLLAARAERFWLREVSRFGRWYAGLSPRTVAAATSGLLVALLLSVLLGNLLRSLPFYTWVWSVAVTLVLAAFFVPFAVRNAEFFGFLTAPQVRRKPGSKILDSNVIIDGRIVELARAGFLEGSLVVPGFVLRELQLLSDHGDAQKRTRGKRGLSVLEELRELRPLTIEDWDDPALPTVDDKLLRLARETGGKLLTNDGNLGKIARLHGLEVLSIHAAAVALRPQAQAGDVLTITVTKGGQQQGQGVGYLEDGTMVIVEDGLKFRGKPTRVQVVNNVQTNVGRMIFAKVEKSDAA, encoded by the coding sequence GTGCTTTCCTTTCGGCTGCTGATCATGCTTCTCGGGCTCGGCCTGGGCTGGGGCGTGGGGCAGCAACTGGGTCGGGGAAGCGTGAACCCAGAGATGGGCTGGGTCAACACCCTGAGCCTGATGCTGGCCGGGGCTCTGGCGGCTTCCCTCCTGGCCGCCCGCGCTGAGCGCTTTTGGCTGCGGGAAGTGTCGCGTTTTGGCCGGTGGTACGCCGGCCTCTCGCCCCGCACGGTGGCGGCCGCCACCTCGGGGCTGCTGGTGGCGCTGCTGCTTAGCGTGCTGCTGGGCAACCTGCTGCGGAGCCTGCCCTTTTACACCTGGGTCTGGAGCGTGGCCGTCACCCTGGTGCTCGCCGCCTTCTTCGTGCCCTTCGCGGTCCGCAACGCCGAGTTCTTCGGTTTTCTCACCGCTCCGCAGGTGCGCCGCAAACCCGGCAGCAAGATTCTGGACAGCAACGTGATTATCGACGGGCGCATCGTCGAGCTGGCCCGTGCCGGCTTTCTGGAGGGCAGTCTCGTCGTGCCGGGCTTCGTGCTGCGCGAGCTGCAGCTGCTCTCGGACCACGGCGACGCCCAGAAGCGCACCAGGGGCAAGCGCGGTTTGAGCGTGCTCGAGGAGCTGCGCGAACTGCGCCCCCTGACCATTGAGGACTGGGACGACCCGGCCCTGCCTACTGTGGACGACAAGTTGTTGCGGCTGGCCCGCGAGACGGGCGGCAAGCTGCTCACCAATGACGGCAACCTGGGCAAGATCGCCCGGCTGCACGGCCTGGAGGTGCTGAGCATCCACGCCGCGGCGGTGGCCCTGAGGCCCCAAGCGCAGGCGGGCGACGTGCTCACCATCACGGTCACCAAGGGCGGCCAGCAGCAGGGCCAGGGCGTCGGGTACCTCGAAGACGGCACCATGGTGATCGTGGAAGACGGCCTGAAGTTCCGGGGCAAGCCCACGAGGGTGCAGGTGGTGAACAACGTGCAGACCAACGTGGGGCGCATGATTTTTGCCAAGGTGGAGAAGAGTGACGCAGCGTAG
- a CDS encoding PspA/IM30 family protein encodes MTILDRLSRLLRANVNDLISKAEDPEKIINQALLDMRSAYGEARSEVADAMTQVARLEREAGTNRKLSEEYNKKAEEALRGGSEDLAREALRRAQNHKDLARGFEDQIGVQRSTVDQLRTQLRALEAKIDEMESKKTLLAARQKTAQAGATLDRVSGFDKAGGATNAFEDMERKVSGMEDRNRAMTELREQGDIDAQLKDLGRDRDLDDAMAALKARVQGDKQG; translated from the coding sequence ATGACCATTCTCGATCGTCTCTCCCGTCTGCTACGCGCCAACGTCAACGACCTGATTTCCAAGGCCGAGGACCCCGAAAAGATCATCAACCAGGCCCTGCTCGACATGCGCTCCGCCTACGGCGAGGCGAGGAGCGAGGTGGCCGACGCCATGACCCAGGTGGCCCGGCTGGAGCGCGAGGCGGGCACCAACCGCAAGCTGTCCGAGGAATACAACAAGAAGGCCGAGGAGGCCTTGCGCGGCGGCAGCGAGGACCTGGCCCGAGAGGCGCTGCGCCGCGCCCAAAACCACAAGGACCTCGCCAGGGGCTTTGAGGACCAGATCGGCGTGCAGCGCAGCACCGTGGACCAGCTGCGGACCCAGCTGCGCGCTTTGGAAGCCAAGATCGACGAGATGGAGTCCAAAAAGACCCTGCTCGCCGCTCGGCAAAAGACCGCCCAGGCCGGAGCCACGCTGGACCGCGTCAGCGGCTTTGACAAGGCGGGCGGCGCGACGAACGCCTTCGAGGATATGGAGCGCAAGGTATCGGGCATGGAAGACCGCAACCGCGCCATGACCGAACTGCGCGAACAGGGCGACATCGATGCGCAACTCAAGGACCTCGGCCGTGACCGCGACCTTGACGACGCGATGGCCGCCCTCAAGGCGCGCGTGCAGGGCGACAAGCAGGGCTAA
- a CDS encoding DUF448 domain-containing protein translates to MSAAPTSIPSLRPGPERPNSAGHSPERTCVACRRKRVQSEFVRVTRAPEGWQVRGGSRTGRGAYVCADSPECWAEKRLRRAFRSEAGAVSAQLHSLKTPTDQS, encoded by the coding sequence GTGAGCGCTGCGCCCACCTCCATCCCTTCCCTGCGTCCTGGCCCTGAACGGCCCAACTCGGCAGGGCACAGTCCCGAGCGGACCTGCGTGGCCTGCCGCCGCAAACGGGTCCAGAGCGAGTTCGTCCGCGTGACCCGCGCGCCGGAAGGCTGGCAGGTGCGGGGCGGTTCCCGAACGGGACGCGGGGCCTACGTCTGCGCCGACTCGCCCGAGTGCTGGGCGGAAAAGCGGCTGCGGCGGGCCTTTCGGAGCGAGGCGGGAGCGGTCAGCGCCCAACTCCACAGTTTGAAAACCCCCACGGATCAATCATGA
- a CDS encoding saccharopine dehydrogenase family protein: MSKVMIIGAGGVGNVVAKKCAQNDSVFTEVLLASRTVSKCDKIVAEIGEHFPESKARFTTAAVDADNVPELAALIREFGPELVINVALPYQDLTIMDACLETGVHYLDTANYEPRDVAKFEYSWQWAYRERFEQAGLMALLGCGFDPGATNVFTAHHAKHHFSEIHYLDVVDCNNGNHGKAFATNFNPEINIREITANGRYWENGEWVETQPLEIAQDIYYPKVATRKSFVLYHEELESLVVNFPTIKRARFWMTFGEQYIKHLSVLEGVGMTSIEPINFRGLQIAPIEFLKAVLPAPESLAAGYTGQTCIGVQAKGIGKDGQQRVHFVYNVKDHAECFREVQAQGVSYTTGVPAMIGAMLMLQKKWFKAGVYNVEEFDPDPFIAAMNAWGLPVDELAGIELVKD; the protein is encoded by the coding sequence ATGAGCAAGGTCATGATTATCGGAGCGGGCGGCGTCGGTAACGTCGTCGCCAAGAAGTGCGCCCAGAACGACAGCGTCTTCACGGAAGTGCTGCTCGCCAGCCGCACGGTAAGCAAGTGCGACAAGATCGTCGCAGAGATTGGGGAACACTTCCCGGAGAGCAAGGCCAGATTCACCACGGCGGCGGTGGACGCGGACAACGTGCCCGAACTCGCCGCCCTGATCCGCGAATTTGGTCCCGAACTCGTCATCAATGTGGCCCTGCCCTACCAGGACCTTACGATCATGGACGCCTGCCTGGAAACGGGCGTGCATTACCTCGACACCGCCAACTATGAGCCGAGGGACGTGGCGAAGTTCGAGTATTCCTGGCAGTGGGCCTACAGAGAGCGCTTCGAGCAAGCGGGCCTGATGGCGCTGCTGGGCTGCGGTTTCGATCCCGGCGCGACGAACGTGTTCACCGCCCACCACGCCAAGCACCACTTCTCTGAAATCCATTACCTCGACGTCGTGGACTGCAACAACGGCAACCACGGCAAGGCCTTCGCCACGAACTTCAACCCGGAAATCAACATCCGCGAGATCACCGCGAATGGCCGCTACTGGGAAAACGGCGAGTGGGTGGAGACGCAGCCCCTGGAAATCGCTCAGGACATCTACTATCCCAAAGTCGCCACCCGCAAGAGCTTTGTGCTGTACCACGAGGAACTCGAATCGCTGGTGGTCAATTTCCCCACCATCAAGCGCGCGCGCTTCTGGATGACCTTCGGGGAGCAGTACATCAAGCACCTCTCGGTGCTGGAAGGCGTGGGCATGACGAGCATCGAGCCCATCAACTTCCGGGGCCTGCAGATCGCCCCCATCGAGTTTCTCAAGGCCGTGCTGCCCGCGCCCGAGTCGCTGGCAGCAGGTTACACCGGGCAGACGTGCATCGGCGTACAGGCCAAGGGGATCGGCAAGGACGGGCAGCAGCGCGTCCACTTCGTCTACAACGTCAAAGACCACGCCGAATGCTTCCGCGAGGTGCAGGCCCAGGGCGTGTCGTACACCACGGGCGTGCCCGCGATGATCGGCGCGATGCTGATGCTCCAGAAGAAATGGTTCAAGGCGGGCGTCTACAACGTGGAGGAGTTCGATCCCGATCCCTTCATCGCCGCGATGAACGCGTGGGGCCTGCCCGTGGACGAGCTGGCGGGCATCGAGCTGGTCAAGGACTGA